A stretch of DNA from Rhizobium sullae:
AAAATGGCAACGGTCTTCTGAGGGATAGTCGACCGTCGGAATGCGGATGGCCTCAACCTGGATCATCCAGCCGCTTCCAAGTCGCGACAGGATCGCATTGATCTGCCTCGACAGCTCATTGCGTTCGAGGTCAGTCGCACTTTCGGAATCCGGGCCGGCAAAGTACCAGCCGGCCATCAGGCTTCCATCCTTCAACAGGAGGACACCATTGTCGACGAGGCCGGCGTATGGAACGAGATCGGCGAAGGATGGGCCCGTGGCCCGGAAGCGTTTGAGAGCTACCACGGCCGTCTCCTCAGTACCGCCGCCACGGCGAGGTGGTCGCCTTATAGGTCGGCTTGTAGGAAATGTGCCGCACGTAGACCTGCCGCATGAGCGGATCGGACTTCGCCATCATCCTGAGCGCCCCGACGATCACGATCCAGACAGCAACACCGAAGAGCGCTGAATAGACCGTGAGCACCACGAAGATCAGGATTACGGCCGCAAGACCGGTGATCAGCACCAGCTCCCGGTCGGCGCCCATCAGGAGATTCGGGCGAGACAGAGCGCGGTGGATGCGGTTGCATCGCAGGCCGGATAGGGAGTCAGCCATGAGCCCCCTCCCCTTCTCCGTTCGAACCGATCGACGTGAGCTGCTCGTCCGTCAGACCGATCGACGCGCCGGTTGCGCCGAACAGGCCGACTATGGTGGTGGCGCCAAGCAGGATGCCGGCGACGAGAACGACGTAGACAAGTCGCCGTGCGAAGTCGTTCAGTTCCCCGCCAAAGATCAGCATCCCACCGGCAATGGCGACGGCCGCAAGCGCGATGTAACCGGCAACCGGGCCAGTGATCGATTCCTGAATTTGCTCGAGCGGTCCCTCCCACGGAAGGCTGCCGCCGGAACTGGCCATCGCCGGCGCAACAGATGCGAAAAGGCTCGGCACTGCACTGAGTGCGATGGCGATGAGTGCATATTCACGCGACATGGCGCGCCTCCTGTTCTTCCGTGAGCTGGTCGGACTCGATCTCGTACTGGCCGCCCGCGAACCGCTCGACGTGGATCACATCTCGAACACGCCGCCCGCGCTGCGTCCGCTCGATCGAGATGACCAGGTCGACGGCCTCCCCGATCACCTCATGCATCGGTTGCTGGCTCGCTTCGGCGGTCAGTTGTTCGAGGCGACGCAGCGCCGACATGGCGGTGTTCGAGTGGATGGTCGCCACCCCGCCCGGATGGCCGGTGTTCCAGGCCTTGAGCAATGTAAGGGCGGCGCCGTCGCGGACTTCACCAACGACGATCCGATCGGGACGCAACCGCATGGTGCTCTTGAGAAGCCGCGCCATGTCGATCGTATCGCTGGTGTGCAGGAGAACGGCGTTCTCTGCCGCGCACTGAATTTCCGCGGTGTCTTCAAGAATAACGAGGCGATCCTCCGGCGTCGATTTGACGATCTCGGCGATGACGGCGTTCGCAAGCGTCGTCTTGCCCGAACCGGTCCCCCCGGAAATGATGATGTTGAGCCTGGAGGAAATTGCGCTGCGGATCGTCGAGGCCTGAGATTCGGTCATCACGTCTGCACGGACATAGTCCCCGAGCGGAATGAGGCGGGAGGCGCGGCGCCGAATGGTAAAGGCAGGTCTGGCGACGACGGGAGGCAACAGACCCTCGAAGCGGTGGCCGCCGATTGGCAACTCGCCGGAGACGATCGGCTGTTCCGTGTCGACCTCGGACTGGAGCGCATGCGCCACGGTTCCGATCACCATTTCTGCAGTAGCAGAGGACATTTCTCCGGCGGGCGCGATGCCGTGGCCGAGCCGTTCGATGAACAGCTTCCCGTCCGGATTGAGCATGATTTCGACGACATTCGCGTCGTCCAGAGCAACGCAGAGCTGATCGCCGAGCGCCTCCTGAAGTTTGCGGACAAGCCGGGGATGAGAGCGAAGCTGGTTCACGGGTTTCTCCTTACGCTGCCTAGCTGATAGGGAAGAGTTCAGAACGGTAGTTGGAAGGGCGGAGCCTTTGGAATGCGTCCGCATTCGCGGGCAGCGTGCCCGCTACGGCCATCGTCACGCCGATCTTCCTGGGCTCGCCCAAACGATGCAGCGGCCACCCAACGCGAGCTAGAATCCGCTCGAACCGGAGATCGGTGACCGTGACAATCTCGGTGTAGCCATTCGCCATGCACCATTCGATGATGCCGGCGAACATGGTCAGCGTCGCCTCATGGACTGAGCCGCCTCCCCTTCCATCCACGAGGCTTGTATCAACGCAGAAGCGTGAACTCTCGATCATGAAACAATGGGCCTTCAATCCCTCCTTCGGGAGAAGCGAGGAGAAGACGTCCGACACCATGGTTGGGCCAAGTGCTGGAAGGAGCCTGGCGCATCCTACCACCTGGTCGCTGTCCGACACGGCAATGATGTAAGTTGGCTGAAGTGCATCGAACGCGTCTTCTTCCCGGCCGTCGAATACATCGACTTCCCAACCGAGCCGATCGGAAAATACCTGAGCTCGAAGTTTGTGATGTGCTTCGAGAAGTTGTGGTTCCGGTATGCCCTGTCGTGCCGAAATCGCGACTACCCGCATGTTTTTCTCCGTCGTTTAGGTCTGCGGGAAATGAGCACGGATCAGAATCGCTGGGCAGTTGTAGAATCCGACAAGGTAGCTGGAGGTGAATCGGGCGCTGCGATGTGGAAGGGATTACTGAGGTCGC
This window harbors:
- a CDS encoding conjugal transfer protein TrbD, whose amino-acid sequence is MADSLSGLRCNRIHRALSRPNLLMGADRELVLITGLAAVILIFVVLTVYSALFGVAVWIVIVGALRMMAKSDPLMRQVYVRHISYKPTYKATTSPWRRY
- a CDS encoding TrbC/VirB2 family protein, yielding MSREYALIAIALSAVPSLFASVAPAMASSGGSLPWEGPLEQIQESITGPVAGYIALAAVAIAGGMLIFGGELNDFARRLVYVVLVAGILLGATTIVGLFGATGASIGLTDEQLTSIGSNGEGEGAHG
- the trbB gene encoding P-type conjugative transfer ATPase TrbB, producing the protein MNQLRSHPRLVRKLQEALGDQLCVALDDANVVEIMLNPDGKLFIERLGHGIAPAGEMSSATAEMVIGTVAHALQSEVDTEQPIVSGELPIGGHRFEGLLPPVVARPAFTIRRRASRLIPLGDYVRADVMTESQASTIRSAISSRLNIIISGGTGSGKTTLANAVIAEIVKSTPEDRLVILEDTAEIQCAAENAVLLHTSDTIDMARLLKSTMRLRPDRIVVGEVRDGAALTLLKAWNTGHPGGVATIHSNTAMSALRRLEQLTAEASQQPMHEVIGEAVDLVISIERTQRGRRVRDVIHVERFAGGQYEIESDQLTEEQEARHVA
- the traI gene encoding acyl-homoserine-lactone synthase codes for the protein MRVVAISARQGIPEPQLLEAHHKLRAQVFSDRLGWEVDVFDGREEDAFDALQPTYIIAVSDSDQVVGCARLLPALGPTMVSDVFSSLLPKEGLKAHCFMIESSRFCVDTSLVDGRGGGSVHEATLTMFAGIIEWCMANGYTEIVTVTDLRFERILARVGWPLHRLGEPRKIGVTMAVAGTLPANADAFQRLRPSNYRSELFPIS